Proteins from one Listeria innocua genomic window:
- a CDS encoding ROK family protein has product MNIQESVIGIDLGGTKILIGEVTKDGEVLRSKSYPSNTENQAKAVEVLLNALDDYSENIGFIATKQIGIGVGLVGRVDYKAGIWLEIEPGKTNPTPLAEMLEAKTGLPVRLGNDVVCATMAEKQFGWGRETNDFIYLNVGTGLAAGFVVDGRITQGGHFNAGEIGHAVVDIQSDVLCGCGRYGCVERLASGLGIKEEALRHLNEYPTSLLADSKTELTGKMVLHAAEQKDELAEKIIDNATLQLANLIMNMVRTTDPECVILGGGVTRNEHFFQKIKANLQSNTIRFVTKGVVRSQLEKDKVGLIGAAVIGMRLGNEGGQE; this is encoded by the coding sequence GGTGCTGCGGTCCAAAAGCTACCCGAGCAATACTGAAAATCAAGCCAAAGCGGTAGAAGTTCTGCTAAATGCGCTAGATGATTACTCGGAAAATATTGGTTTTATAGCAACGAAACAAATTGGGATCGGTGTTGGCCTAGTAGGGCGCGTAGATTATAAGGCGGGCATTTGGCTGGAAATCGAACCAGGAAAAACAAATCCGACACCACTAGCAGAAATGTTAGAAGCGAAAACAGGATTGCCAGTGAGGCTTGGTAATGATGTAGTTTGCGCAACAATGGCTGAAAAACAATTCGGTTGGGGGCGAGAAACAAACGATTTTATTTATTTAAATGTTGGCACTGGTCTTGCTGCTGGATTTGTTGTAGACGGGCGCATTACGCAAGGCGGGCACTTTAACGCTGGTGAAATTGGTCACGCCGTAGTAGATATTCAGAGCGATGTACTGTGTGGTTGTGGCAGATACGGCTGTGTGGAGCGTCTTGCTTCTGGTCTTGGAATAAAAGAAGAAGCGCTTAGACATTTAAATGAATACCCTACATCCTTACTTGCTGATAGTAAAACGGAATTAACTGGAAAAATGGTTCTTCATGCAGCAGAACAAAAAGATGAATTGGCTGAAAAAATCATTGATAACGCCACGCTTCAGCTAGCTAATTTGATTATGAATATGGTTCGGACGACAGATCCAGAATGTGTCATTCTAGGCGGCGGCGTGACAAGAAACGAGCATTTTTTCCAAAAGATAAAAGCTAATCTTCAAAGTAATACAATCCGTTTTGTTACGAAAGGCGTTGTTCGTTCACAACTTGAGAAGGATAAAGTTGGCTTAATTGGGGCGGCAGTTATTGGAATGAGACTAGGAAATGAAGGAGGACAAGAATGA
- a CDS encoding glycoside hydrolase family 9 protein: MKPKMKQQIVQTGIIHRPLPIETEHALETIAKKKQVLSSRTLLSSEKQVSLDFTHQGAGDFVISDQGEIKLTSPVVMPHWPAGAPDDGDYTNFGNVLISAPLQNEDWNSFNRVRIQVFPDFPGVTNPYLMISFKNDGTVKVPDIYGREGVHGVNLINHEWNDVIFEIEGLPRDKMTEISFSYYLNGPERLTAGTMELFISEIKLEQISEPEISKGWIPQDNSLIYSHNGYTKDMPKIAFCANKLEANSFTIHEKETNKVVFTGKGYQNTTETGNFIILDFSDLQTVGEYYLKFAEMQSELFQIGTSEVIWESSIWKSLNFIFCERCGCPIFGKHTTCHADIIAEHNGKQLSFNGGWHDAGDVSQQLIQTAEVTMALYEMAASLSEKDEMLRMRLLEEGEWGLDFILKTRFGDGFRATSAGMTRWTDGLVGGMDDAIARVHNQAYENFYCAGIEAYIGSQIQDNATMQNHLLRIAEEDLLFAIAELEKHGTGQKPIFWEHTYQTSESLYYATASWAASMVYQLTNKEIYAEKAAEWLDLMLEAQEKTGIKDSETSELYKGFFYRDKTHNVIQHFNHQAREHLYLMALEVALETQPGHAEKQTWLQAVEMYGDYLKKVTRFTKPYPLIPAGLYKKDEYLDEASFHLQHLLIDERAIEEYQLQFEQGIKINDEIALRKFPIWFSFRGNNAILLSAGKAASIAGKILQDKALLNIAEGQLQWVIGMNPFGQSMMHGEGYRYAQQYSVLNGEITGEIPVGMETFRNEDEPYWPEFNNATYKEVWVGNAGKWMSIVADLNKITGKS, from the coding sequence ATGAAGCCGAAAATGAAGCAACAAATTGTGCAAACAGGTATTATTCATCGACCACTTCCAATTGAAACGGAACATGCGCTAGAAACGATAGCGAAAAAGAAACAAGTTTTATCAAGTAGAACGTTACTTAGCTCTGAAAAACAGGTTTCCTTAGATTTTACACATCAAGGCGCTGGCGATTTTGTTATATCTGATCAAGGTGAGATTAAGTTGACTTCTCCAGTTGTTATGCCACATTGGCCAGCAGGTGCGCCAGATGACGGTGACTACACCAATTTTGGTAACGTTCTCATATCTGCGCCACTCCAAAATGAGGATTGGAACAGCTTTAACCGCGTGAGAATTCAAGTTTTCCCAGATTTTCCTGGTGTAACGAATCCATATTTAATGATTAGCTTTAAAAATGATGGAACCGTGAAAGTACCTGATATATATGGACGTGAAGGCGTTCATGGCGTGAATTTAATCAACCATGAATGGAACGATGTCATTTTTGAAATTGAAGGATTGCCACGGGATAAAATGACAGAAATTAGTTTTAGCTATTATTTGAATGGCCCAGAGCGACTGACTGCTGGAACAATGGAGTTATTCATTAGTGAGATTAAACTAGAGCAAATCAGTGAGCCGGAAATCTCCAAGGGCTGGATTCCGCAAGATAATTCGCTAATTTATTCCCACAACGGCTACACAAAAGACATGCCCAAAATAGCGTTTTGTGCCAATAAACTTGAAGCGAATTCCTTTACAATCCACGAAAAAGAAACAAATAAAGTCGTTTTCACCGGAAAAGGGTACCAAAATACAACCGAAACTGGCAATTTCATTATTCTTGATTTTTCAGATTTACAAACTGTGGGTGAGTATTATTTGAAATTTGCTGAGATGCAATCGGAACTATTCCAAATCGGGACTTCCGAAGTGATTTGGGAATCTTCTATCTGGAAATCACTTAATTTTATTTTCTGTGAACGTTGTGGTTGCCCGATTTTTGGAAAACATACGACTTGTCATGCGGATATTATCGCTGAACATAATGGAAAACAGCTGTCATTCAATGGTGGTTGGCATGACGCGGGTGATGTTTCGCAACAACTTATTCAAACGGCCGAAGTAACGATGGCTTTATATGAAATGGCTGCGAGTTTATCTGAAAAAGATGAAATGTTACGGATGCGCCTTTTAGAAGAAGGTGAGTGGGGATTAGATTTCATATTGAAAACCCGCTTTGGAGATGGTTTTAGAGCGACAAGTGCTGGGATGACACGGTGGACGGATGGCCTTGTTGGTGGCATGGATGACGCAATCGCGCGGGTTCATAATCAAGCTTATGAGAATTTTTACTGTGCGGGGATTGAAGCGTATATCGGCAGCCAAATCCAGGATAACGCCACTATGCAGAATCATCTACTACGAATTGCGGAAGAAGATTTACTTTTTGCGATAGCGGAACTTGAAAAACATGGAACTGGGCAAAAACCGATTTTCTGGGAGCATACGTATCAAACCTCAGAAAGTTTGTATTACGCAACGGCTTCATGGGCGGCTTCGATGGTTTATCAATTAACAAACAAAGAAATATACGCAGAAAAAGCAGCTGAGTGGTTGGATTTGATGTTAGAAGCACAAGAAAAAACTGGGATTAAAGACAGCGAAACTAGCGAACTTTACAAAGGATTTTTCTACCGAGATAAAACGCACAATGTTATTCAACATTTCAATCATCAAGCGCGTGAACATCTTTATTTGATGGCACTTGAGGTGGCTCTTGAAACGCAACCAGGTCACGCTGAAAAACAAACTTGGCTACAAGCGGTCGAAATGTACGGTGACTATTTGAAAAAAGTAACGCGTTTCACTAAACCGTATCCGCTCATTCCAGCCGGACTTTACAAAAAAGACGAGTATTTAGACGAAGCAAGTTTTCACTTACAACATTTACTCATTGATGAACGAGCGATAGAAGAATACCAATTACAATTCGAACAAGGTATCAAAATAAATGACGAGATTGCGTTGCGGAAATTCCCGATCTGGTTCTCGTTTAGAGGCAATAACGCCATTTTACTTTCGGCAGGAAAAGCGGCATCAATTGCTGGGAAAATTTTGCAAGATAAGGCGCTGTTAAATATTGCAGAAGGTCAATTGCAGTGGGTAATAGGAATGAACCCATTTGGACAATCAATGATGCACGGCGAAGGTTACCGTTATGCGCAGCAGTATAGTGTGCTTAACGGCGAAATCACAGGGGAGATACCAGTCGGAATGGAAACCTTTAGAAATGAAGATGAACCATACTGGCCGGAGTTTAATAATGCAACTTATAAGGAAGTTTGGGTCGGTAATGCCGGCAAATGGATGTCAATTGTAGCGGATTTAAACAAAATAACAGGAAAGTCATAG
- a CDS encoding PTS sugar transporter subunit IIC: MSSERSLSSRFIEGLSIFAQKISSQKHIMAIRDGFAAMIPITIIAAFFLLVNNVLLQPENGLLKFIPNVENYLGVGVQVYNATLGIMAILAAFLIGNFLAKSYGMEDRTEGMVAVAAYVVLIPASSHLMSVDGKAFEAGGVLTQEMTSSTGMFLAIIASLVSITMLAKFSKSKKLKISMPESVPPAIAKSFNILIPSFLVLSILAIIEVLVVSFVSMSIPEIIVKVLQIPLVGGFQTLPGILLYVFLAGFLWVFGIHGAFVLGAISGPVLLTSLQQNIDAVNAGTALPNIVTQPFLDAFVYMGGGGTIICLVIAIFIASKRPDHRMVTKFGLIPSIFNVSEPLMFGLPVVFNPIYGIPLVIAPLASTAMAYFATSWGWISQTYILIPWVTPPVLSGYLATGGDIRASILQIAIIVVGTLIYLPFVLVANRAYVLEQKAAGNVEAETVTNGEV; this comes from the coding sequence ATGAGTTCAGAGAGAAGTTTATCTAGTCGGTTTATTGAAGGATTATCAATTTTTGCCCAAAAAATTTCATCGCAAAAACACATTATGGCAATTCGTGATGGCTTTGCAGCAATGATTCCGATTACGATTATTGCAGCATTTTTCTTACTTGTAAATAATGTTTTGCTTCAACCAGAGAATGGTCTGCTTAAATTCATTCCAAATGTAGAAAATTATTTGGGTGTAGGTGTGCAAGTTTATAATGCGACACTTGGTATTATGGCGATTTTAGCGGCGTTTCTAATCGGGAACTTTTTAGCTAAATCATATGGGATGGAAGATCGTACGGAAGGAATGGTTGCAGTTGCAGCTTATGTAGTCTTAATTCCCGCATCTTCGCACTTAATGTCTGTTGACGGAAAAGCGTTTGAGGCTGGCGGCGTTTTAACACAAGAAATGACAAGTTCAACTGGGATGTTCCTAGCGATTATTGCTTCTTTAGTTAGTATTACAATGCTTGCAAAATTCTCAAAAAGTAAAAAATTAAAGATTTCCATGCCAGAAAGTGTTCCACCGGCAATTGCAAAATCATTTAACATTTTAATTCCATCTTTCTTAGTTCTAAGTATTTTAGCAATTATTGAAGTGCTTGTAGTTAGTTTTGTATCAATGAGTATTCCAGAAATTATCGTAAAAGTTCTACAAATCCCACTAGTAGGCGGTTTCCAAACGTTACCAGGTATTCTACTTTATGTATTTTTAGCGGGATTCTTATGGGTATTTGGTATTCACGGCGCGTTCGTACTAGGCGCAATTTCAGGGCCAGTACTATTAACTTCCTTGCAACAAAATATTGATGCTGTCAATGCAGGTACAGCTTTACCAAATATTGTTACACAGCCGTTTTTAGATGCGTTTGTTTATATGGGTGGTGGCGGAACAATTATCTGTTTAGTTATCGCGATTTTCATTGCCTCAAAACGACCAGATCATCGCATGGTAACAAAATTTGGCTTAATCCCTAGTATTTTCAATGTCAGTGAACCACTTATGTTCGGTTTGCCAGTTGTATTCAACCCGATTTACGGTATTCCGCTAGTTATCGCACCACTTGCTTCAACAGCAATGGCGTATTTTGCAACTTCATGGGGCTGGATTAGCCAAACGTACATCTTGATTCCTTGGGTAACACCGCCTGTCCTTTCAGGGTATCTTGCAACAGGTGGGGACATTCGCGCTTCCATCTTACAAATCGCAATTATCGTCGTTGGAACGCTCATTTACCTACCATTTGTACTTGTAGCTAACCGCGCGTACGTTTTAGAACAAAAAGCTGCTGGAAACGTTGAAGCAGAAACAGTAACGAATGGAGAAGTTTAA
- a CDS encoding glutamine--fructose-6-phosphate aminotransferase, with protein sequence MKPTMMTYINEEEEMCKSILANFQKNAEQLEALVKNGAKEWLILATGSSLNAAQSAKYYIENLADVRITIEEPFNHLYYEKLSSHLDLVIGISQSGQSTSTISALERVKKEASVPVVALTSDVTSEIAEFADITLDIGCGKERVGYVTKGFTATVLTLMLTGLHFAYKTAQIDGTRFNNEISAFNRATDAIPETIAQTEAFYEKWKNEFASAPKFTAIGYGPTVGTCKEFETKFSETVRVPSQGLDLEAFMHGPYLEVNSQHRIFFIETESAVTERLVLLRDYESKYTPFTYTIKFGTAENDRTLAIPAELDEFQAPFLMILPFQILAHHIAELKGNKLTERIYTDFGVAMKSKTKPGDYA encoded by the coding sequence ATGAAACCAACAATGATGACTTATATTAACGAAGAAGAGGAAATGTGCAAATCAATTTTAGCTAATTTCCAAAAAAATGCAGAACAATTAGAAGCTTTAGTAAAAAATGGCGCAAAAGAATGGCTGATTTTAGCTACTGGATCAAGTTTGAATGCAGCCCAAAGTGCCAAATATTACATTGAAAATCTAGCTGATGTACGCATTACTATTGAAGAACCATTCAATCATCTCTATTACGAAAAATTATCAAGTCACCTAGATTTAGTTATCGGTATTTCACAAAGTGGTCAGAGCACATCGACTATTTCCGCGCTAGAACGTGTGAAAAAAGAAGCTTCCGTGCCAGTAGTTGCGCTAACCAGTGATGTAACAAGTGAAATTGCCGAGTTTGCGGATATAACACTTGATATAGGTTGTGGAAAAGAACGAGTTGGTTACGTAACAAAAGGCTTCACTGCAACAGTCTTGACATTAATGCTAACAGGCCTTCATTTCGCTTATAAAACGGCGCAAATTGATGGGACTCGTTTTAATAACGAAATTAGTGCATTCAACCGTGCAACCGACGCCATCCCAGAAACAATTGCCCAAACCGAAGCATTTTATGAAAAATGGAAAAATGAATTTGCTTCAGCACCAAAGTTTACTGCGATTGGTTATGGTCCAACAGTTGGAACGTGCAAAGAATTTGAAACAAAATTCTCAGAAACAGTTCGTGTACCATCGCAAGGTCTTGATTTAGAAGCGTTTATGCATGGCCCATATTTAGAAGTAAACTCGCAGCATAGAATTTTCTTCATAGAAACAGAAAGCGCAGTTACAGAACGATTAGTGCTGTTACGCGATTATGAATCCAAATACACGCCATTTACGTATACTATTAAGTTTGGTACAGCTGAGAATGACCGTACGCTAGCGATTCCCGCTGAGTTGGATGAATTTCAAGCACCATTTCTAATGATTCTTCCTTTCCAAATCTTAGCTCATCACATTGCAGAGTTGAAAGGGAACAAATTAACAGAACGTATCTACACAGACTTTGGCGTAGCAATGAAAAGTAAAACAAAACCTGGAGACTACGCTTAA
- a CDS encoding DedA family protein, which translates to MDFITYIIDFILHIDQHLVEIINNFGIWTYIILFLIVFIETGLVVFPFLPGDSLLFAAGALSVLDGSILHIVPLIITLWLAAVLGDTVNYHIGKKIGTSIPEDSWFGKLINKEKMEKAEAFFNKHGGKTIFIARFMPFIRTFAPFVAGASRMNYRYFLNYNILGATVWVLLCTLAGYFFGNFPIVKDNFSLVVIGIIVVSVIPMVVSFIRSKMTQKNAD; encoded by the coding sequence GTGGATTTTATTACGTACATCATTGATTTTATTTTGCATATTGACCAACATTTAGTGGAGATTATAAACAATTTTGGAATTTGGACTTACATCATTTTGTTCTTGATTGTTTTCATAGAAACTGGCCTAGTAGTATTTCCGTTCTTACCAGGGGATTCATTGCTTTTTGCGGCCGGAGCATTATCCGTATTAGATGGTTCAATCTTACATATTGTTCCCCTAATCATTACTTTATGGTTAGCTGCGGTTCTAGGTGACACAGTGAACTACCATATCGGTAAAAAAATTGGCACATCGATACCAGAAGATAGCTGGTTTGGAAAACTAATCAACAAAGAAAAGATGGAAAAAGCAGAGGCGTTCTTCAATAAACATGGTGGAAAAACGATTTTCATTGCTAGATTTATGCCTTTCATTCGTACTTTTGCGCCGTTCGTAGCTGGAGCAAGCCGTATGAATTATCGTTATTTCTTAAATTATAATATTTTAGGAGCGACTGTCTGGGTTCTACTTTGTACACTTGCAGGCTACTTCTTTGGTAATTTCCCAATCGTTAAAGACAACTTCTCATTAGTTGTGATCGGAATCATTGTAGTTTCAGTAATTCCGATGGTAGTTTCCTTTATTAGAAGTAAAATGACTCAAAAAAACGCGGATTAA
- the arcA gene encoding arginine deiminase: protein MEMENGLNITSEIGKLQTVLVKRPGSELENITPEYLESLLFDDIPYLKMMQKEHDFFVKTMQDSNIEVLYLEKLAAEALKEASNKENFLTKMIKESNQMDESALYVRDYLMSFDEEEMIKKLMSGLKKSEIPERKKKHLNEMMDEQYPFFLDPLPNLYFTRDPAAVIGSGVTINKMFQPARRRESLFIELILKHHPRFSSQEIPIWSGREEPFPLEGGDELILNEETVLVGVSERTDARAVERLAESLFSRAPKIKRVLAAEIPETRSFMHLDTVFTMVNFAQFTIHPAIQNQQGELNVYILEKSENGLEITPRRDFKRVIAEVLGVPEVDFIPCGGEDVIVSAREQWNDGANTLAIAPGEVITYDRNHVSNDLLRKAGIKVHEVISSELSRGRGGPRCMTMPITRGNLK, encoded by the coding sequence ATAGAAATGGAAAATGGTTTAAATATTACATCCGAAATTGGTAAACTGCAAACCGTCCTTGTAAAAAGGCCCGGTTCTGAGTTGGAAAATATCACGCCAGAATATCTAGAGTCGTTATTATTCGACGACATACCTTACTTAAAAATGATGCAAAAAGAACATGATTTTTTTGTCAAAACGATGCAAGACTCGAATATTGAAGTACTCTACTTAGAAAAATTAGCAGCAGAAGCTTTAAAAGAAGCTAGTAATAAAGAAAATTTTTTAACAAAAATGATTAAAGAATCCAATCAAATGGATGAAAGTGCTCTCTATGTACGTGATTATTTGATGTCTTTTGATGAAGAAGAAATGATTAAAAAACTGATGTCCGGATTGAAAAAATCAGAAATTCCAGAACGAAAAAAGAAACATTTAAATGAAATGATGGACGAACAATATCCGTTTTTCTTGGATCCGTTACCTAATTTATATTTTACACGTGATCCGGCTGCAGTCATTGGTAGTGGTGTAACAATTAACAAAATGTTCCAACCTGCAAGAAGACGGGAGTCCCTATTTATTGAGCTCATTTTAAAACATCATCCTCGTTTTAGTAGTCAAGAAATCCCGATATGGTCTGGTCGAGAAGAGCCTTTCCCATTAGAGGGAGGAGATGAGCTTATTTTGAATGAGGAAACGGTTCTCGTTGGTGTTTCCGAGCGAACTGATGCGCGTGCGGTTGAGCGCCTAGCAGAAAGTTTGTTTAGTCGCGCTCCAAAAATCAAGCGAGTACTGGCAGCTGAAATACCAGAAACAAGATCATTTATGCATTTAGATACAGTTTTTACAATGGTCAATTTTGCGCAGTTTACAATTCATCCTGCTATTCAAAACCAGCAAGGCGAACTAAATGTCTATATTTTAGAAAAAAGTGAGAACGGGCTAGAAATTACTCCGCGTAGAGATTTTAAGCGAGTGATTGCCGAAGTTCTAGGTGTGCCAGAAGTTGATTTTATTCCTTGTGGCGGAGAAGATGTGATTGTTTCAGCGAGAGAGCAGTGGAATGACGGCGCTAATACGCTTGCGATTGCGCCGGGAGAAGTAATTACATATGATCGAAATCACGTATCAAATGACCTTTTAAGAAAGGCTGGTATTAAGGTTCATGAGGTAATTAGCTCGGAGCTTTCTAGGGGGCGCGGAGGTCCTAGATGTATGACAATGCCGATAACTAGGGGAAATCTAAAATAA
- the rpsF gene encoding 30S ribosomal protein S6 has protein sequence MARKYEIMYIIRPNIEEDEKKAVVERFDGILTENGAEIIESKEWGKRRLAYEINDYRDGFYHIVKLNADKADSINEFDRLAKISDDIVRHMVIKEEA, from the coding sequence ATGGCTAGAAAGTACGAAATTATGTACATTATTCGCCCAAACATTGAAGAAGATGAGAAAAAAGCTGTTGTTGAACGCTTTGACGGAATCTTAACTGAAAATGGCGCGGAGATCATCGAATCAAAAGAATGGGGTAAACGTCGCTTAGCATACGAAATCAATGACTATCGTGATGGTTTTTACCACATCGTGAAATTGAATGCTGACAAAGCAGATTCTATCAACGAATTTGACCGTTTAGCAAAAATTTCTGATGATATCGTTCGTCACATGGTAATTAAAGAAGAAGCATAA
- the ssb gene encoding single-stranded DNA-binding protein: MMNRVVLVGRLTKDPELRYTPAGVAVATFTLAVNRTFTNQQGEREADFINCVVWRKPAENVANFLKKGSMAGVDGRVQTRNYEGNDGKRVYVTEIVAESVQFLEPRNSNGGGGNNNYQGGNNNNNYNNGGNNFGQAPTNNGGFGQDQQQSQNQNYQSTNNDPFASDGKPIDISDDDLPF; encoded by the coding sequence ATGATGAATCGTGTAGTACTTGTAGGACGCTTAACAAAGGATCCTGAATTACGTTACACTCCAGCTGGTGTGGCCGTTGCGACTTTTACCTTAGCTGTAAATCGTACGTTCACTAACCAACAGGGAGAACGAGAAGCTGACTTTATTAATTGTGTTGTTTGGCGTAAACCAGCAGAAAACGTTGCTAATTTCCTGAAGAAGGGAAGCATGGCAGGCGTTGATGGCCGGGTTCAAACTCGTAATTACGAGGGAAACGATGGCAAACGTGTTTATGTGACAGAAATTGTAGCTGAGAGTGTTCAATTCCTTGAACCGCGCAATTCTAATGGCGGTGGCGGAAATAATAACTATCAAGGCGGAAATAACAACAATAATTATAATAACGGTGGAAATAACTTCGGACAAGCACCTACTAATAACGGTGGATTCGGACAGGACCAGCAACAATCTCAAAATCAAAATTATCAATCCACTAACAATGATCCTTTTGCAAGTGATGGTAAGCCAATCGACATTTCTGATGACGATTTACCATTCTAA
- the rpsR gene encoding 30S ribosomal protein S18, giving the protein MAGGRRGGRRRKKVCYFTSNGITHIDYKDVELLKKFVSERGKILPRRVTGTSAKYQRKLTVAIKRSRQMALLPFVAEEK; this is encoded by the coding sequence ATGGCTGGAGGACGCAGAGGCGGACGCCGTCGGAAAAAAGTATGTTACTTTACTTCCAATGGTATTACGCATATCGATTATAAAGATGTAGAACTTCTTAAAAAATTCGTTTCCGAACGTGGTAAAATTTTACCTCGTCGTGTAACTGGAACAAGCGCTAAATATCAACGTAAACTTACTGTTGCTATCAAACGCTCTCGCCAAATGGCATTACTACCATTTGTTGCTGAAGAAAAATAA
- a CDS encoding PepSY domain-containing protein, producing MYKKLATVGVAVLLVGALSACSFNDDKDTSSSNSSKETTSSKSNNDKSSSDSLQNKSFDMSYEDAVKAFKDKHSDAEISSVELEKNLGKYIYKVEGISNDNEYEMKFNAETKEELADETDKLDKEDTGGVEKENEKISLDGIKSPKEAMDKAVSEQAGDVTSWKIERELDTTYYEVTVKQGNNKYEIKLNSKTLDVLQTEQDD from the coding sequence ATGTATAAAAAATTAGCAACAGTAGGGGTGGCAGTATTATTAGTAGGAGCACTATCTGCGTGTAGTTTTAATGATGATAAGGATACTTCTTCAAGTAATAGCAGTAAAGAAACTACTAGTAGCAAAAGTAACAACGATAAAAGCTCATCCGATAGCTTGCAAAATAAAAGCTTCGATATGAGTTATGAAGACGCGGTGAAAGCATTTAAAGATAAACATAGTGATGCAGAAATTTCTAGCGTTGAATTAGAGAAAAACTTGGGAAAATATATTTATAAAGTAGAAGGTATCTCAAACGATAATGAGTACGAAATGAAATTTAATGCAGAAACAAAAGAAGAATTAGCTGACGAAACCGATAAATTAGATAAAGAAGATACAGGTGGAGTAGAAAAAGAAAACGAAAAAATCAGCTTAGATGGAATTAAATCACCAAAAGAAGCAATGGACAAAGCCGTTAGCGAGCAAGCAGGCGATGTAACAAGTTGGAAAATAGAAAGAGAATTAGATACAACTTATTATGAAGTAACTGTAAAACAAGGTAACAATAAATACGAAATTAAGTTAAATTCAAAAACATTAGATGTCTTACAAACAGAACAAGATGACTAA
- a CDS encoding accessory gene regulator ArgB-like protein, producing MSNFTAKVPLSERMADVLISKDRWKDDEEGYLKVKYGLEIILINVMKFAIVYGIALVTGLLLQTVTVHLSYLWLRRYSFGLHATKTLNCTLISLTMFVLAPFIFQNIPSNNWIVLGTFAFILLNMFLFAPADTESLPLIGEEHRKKLKRKAMIGTLILTGIALLIPFAEMKTLIMVGSLFQVISINPLTYKLLKRRYRNYEKYE from the coding sequence TTGAGTAATTTTACTGCAAAAGTACCTTTGTCAGAAAGAATGGCGGATGTTTTGATTTCAAAAGATCGCTGGAAAGATGACGAAGAAGGTTATTTAAAAGTAAAATATGGGCTGGAGATAATTTTAATTAACGTCATGAAGTTTGCAATCGTATACGGTATTGCCTTAGTAACAGGGTTATTACTGCAAACAGTGACAGTGCATCTGTCATATTTATGGCTCAGACGGTATTCTTTTGGATTACATGCGACCAAAACATTGAACTGTACACTAATTAGCTTAACAATGTTTGTGCTTGCACCTTTTATTTTCCAAAATATACCTTCTAATAATTGGATTGTTTTAGGCACATTTGCATTTATACTACTCAACATGTTTTTATTCGCTCCGGCAGACACAGAAAGTTTGCCTTTAATCGGTGAAGAACACCGGAAAAAACTAAAAAGAAAAGCGATGATAGGAACGCTAATTTTAACGGGAATTGCGTTACTAATACCATTCGCAGAGATGAAAACATTAATCATGGTAGGATCTTTGTTTCAGGTGATAAGTATTAATCCACTTACTTACAAACTATTGAAAAGGAGGTATCGGAACTATGAAAAATATGAATAA
- a CDS encoding cyclic lactone autoinducer peptide, with amino-acid sequence MKNMNKSVGKFLSRKLEEQSMKVADSSMSKACFMFVYEPKSPFVKMQEKNENK; translated from the coding sequence ATGAAAAATATGAATAAATCAGTTGGTAAATTCCTTTCTAGAAAGCTAGAAGAACAATCCATGAAAGTTGCGGATTCTTCTATGAGTAAAGCTTGTTTCATGTTTGTATACGAACCAAAAAGTCCATTTGTGAAAATGCAAGAAAAAAACGAAAATAAATAA